A window from Sebastes fasciatus isolate fSebFas1 chromosome 22, fSebFas1.pri, whole genome shotgun sequence encodes these proteins:
- the wdr55 gene encoding WD repeat-containing protein 55 produces the protein MAEPAEHVVDISSSETQHPEPPEPPEPPEPPEPDQPGPSETPRDPETPDSEPEDQDEDQEEDQEEDTEEPKLRDTPEDIRLEATAMTVSLHPSRDILVCGDMDGDVYAYSYSCLEGGNRELWSSGHHLKSCRQVRFSEDGLKLYSVSKDKSVHLLDAERGQLVTRIRGAHEAPINSLLLVDQDILATGDDGGTLKVWDMRKGTAIMDMKQHEDYISDIAVDQAKRILLTASGDGTMGVFNIKRRRFELLSEVQSGDLTSVALMKRGKKVVCGSSEGTIYIFNWNGFGATSDRFALKAESVECIAPITDNIMCTASMDGYIRAVNLLPNRVIGCIGQHVGEPIEELAKSWDSRFLVSSAHDQLIKFWDISGLPSATVNEYRKRKKKDGRMKSLTKKAHGDNDFFAGLVEETEKKEEEEEEEEEEEDDSDSGSD, from the exons ATGGCGGAGCCCGCAGAGCACGTTGTTGACATCTCGTCCTCAGAGACACAACATCCAGAACCTCCAGAGCCCCCAGAGCCTCCAGAACCTCCAGAACCGGACCAACCAGGACCTTCAGAGACACCCAGAGACCCAGAGACACCAGACTCAGAGCCGGAGGACCAGGATGAGGACCAGGAGGAGGACCAGGAGGAGGATACAGAGGAGCCGAAGCTCAGAGACACCCCGGAGGACATCCGCCTGGAGGCCACCGCCATGACGGTGTCCCTCCACCCGAGCAGGGACATCCTGGTGTGCGGGGACATGGACGGGGACGTGTACGCGTACTCGTACTCGTGCTTGGAGGGGGGGAACCGGGAGCTGTGGTCCTCGGGACACCACCTGAAGTCCTGCCGCCAGGTGCGCTTCTCAGAGGACGGACTGAAGCTCTACAGCGTCTCCAAGGACAAGTCTGTCCACCTGCTGGACGCAGAGCGGGGACAGCTGGTGACCCGGATCCGAGGGGCGCACGAGGCGCCCATCAACAGTCTGCTGCTGGTGGACCAGGACATCCTGGCGACCGGGGACGACGGGGGGACACTCAAG GTGTGGGACATGAGGAAGGGGACGGCCATCATGGATATGAAACAACACGAGGATTACATCAGTGACATCGCTGTGGACCAGGCCAAGAGGATCCTCCTCACTGCCAG CGGTGACGGCACCATGGGCGTCTTCAACATCAAGAGGCGGCGGTTCGAGCTGCTGTCGGAGGTCCAGAGTGGCGATCTGACCTCGGTGGCGCTGATGAAGCGCGGCAAGAAGGTGGTCTGCGGCTCCAGCGAGGGGACCATCTACATCTTCAACTGGAACGGCTTCGGAGCCACCAGCGACCGCTTCGCCCTCAAGGCCGAGTCGGTGGAGTGCATCGCCCCCATCACCGACAACATCATGTGCACCGCCTCCATGGACGGGTACATACG AGCCGTCAACCTGCTCCCCAACCGGGTCATCGGCTGCATCGGGCAGCACGTCGGCGAGCCCATCGAAGAGCTCGCCAAGTCCTGGGACTCCCGCTTCCTGGTCAGCAGCGCCCACGACCAGCTCATCAAGTTCTGGGACATCTCCGGTCTACCCAGCGCGACTGTCAACGAGTACcgcaagaggaagaagaaagacgGACGGATGAAGTCTCTCACCAAGAAAGCCCACGGAGACAACGACTTCTTCGCAGGACTTGTAGAGGAAACggaaaagaaggaggaggaggaagaggaggaggaagaggaggaggatgacagCGACAGTGGTAGCGATTAA